In the Helicobacter cetorum MIT 99-5656 genome, ATCAAATTCTATCATCCACGCACTCAAATCAATCTTATATTCACGCTCTAAAATCTGTATAAAGCCCCTAGCATGCACCCTTGATAAAGCTTCATAACGCTTCTCTAACAAATAATTGATATTTTTAGAAGCGATTTTGGTGGCTTTACAGATTTCTTGCACTCCGATGTCTCTCAAAATCTGCAAATTCTTGTCCAAAGTTTTAAGCGATAACTCTTCTAAAGTCGCACCAGAAATATTTTTAGAAATTTTTTGAATATCCTTAGAAATATCCAAATCTTCTAAATTCTTTTTATTCTGCTCCATTTTATCCACCACCTAGCTGATTTTATCCATTAGGATTCCTGCCGCCACACTCACATTAAGCGAATCAAAATCCCGCCGCATTTTAACACCCATAAGCACATCCATTTTAGCAAGAATTTTTTTTGACAAGCCTTCATGCTCGCTCCCCAAAAAAAGAGCGTATTTTTGATGATTTGATGTTTCTAATTGCGTAGAACCTTCTGCTGTAGCCCCTATACATAAAAAATGGCTGGTTTTTAACTCATTGATTAAATCTAGTGTATTAGGCACAACACTAAAAGGCAAATCATACATAAGCCCTAAACTAGAGCGCACAATTCCTTCATAAGCAAATTCTTTAGCAAAATCTAGGATAATACCATCAATTCCCAAACAATACGCACTTCTAAAAATCCCCCCAATATTACCCACATCAGTAATGCTACAAAGTACCAAAAGCTTTTCGCCTTTTTTGATTTCTTTTAACGAACAAGCTAAAGGCATTTCCACTTTGGCTAAAACCCCTTGATGATTCCCCCCCCTAGCAAGAGCTTGTGCTTTTTTATTATCCACTTTGATAATATTAGGGCATGCTTTTTTAAGGGCAAAAAAAAGCTTCTTATCTATTTCTTTAGAAAGATAGATTTCCTGTAGTTTTTTCCCATGAGAGTTTAAAACATGCGAGATAACTTGCTTACCATAAATAACTGCTTGCATATCTAAAAGCCCTTTGAATTTAATATGGTTTTCAATAATTGTTCTTAACTTGTGCTTCACTTGTTTTTGCAAACGCCTGCTGGTAAAGCTCTTTAGCGTTTTTATGAGTCATTATCGCTTCAATCTTAGCCTTGATTTTAGGGGGTAAATCTAGCTCTAATAACGCTGATAACCCCAAACAAGGCTCAATCATTCGCTCATTCAAAAGCACTAAAACCCATTCCCCCTGAATATTACCCTTTTGAATCTCCAAAAAAACTTCAGAAACCCTACCAAAATAATACCGCTGGTGGAGTTTTGTAAGCTCCTTAGCGACAAATAAGCACATTCCTTGGGCTAAACTTTCTAAATCCCTTAAAGTCTCTAAGATTCTGTGAGGGCTTTCATAAAAAACAATGGGGGTTTTTTCTTCCAAATAGGCCAGGGCATTTAAAATTTTAACGATTCTCAAACGCCTTTCTTTGCTCTTGTGGGGTAAAAACCCTGCGTAAAAAAAACGCCCTTCCAAAAATCCGCTCGCACAAAAGGCCGTAGTGAGTGCGTTAGCCCCAGGTAGAACATCATATTTAATGTTATGTTTCAAAGCATAGACCACTAAGCTCATGCAAGGGTCACTCAGACTTGGCATGCCCGCATCACTCATTACAGCGATTTCTTTGTCAAAAAAAGAAAGCTCTACTTGCTCCAAAAACTCTTGGTCATTGTGCGAATGAAAAGCGATAAACTTTCTCTCTTTGGTAGCAATTTTAGGAAAAGAACTACAAATAACAGGATTTTGTGCGAGCAAATGCAATAACCTCTTGCTAACCCTTGTGTCTTCGCACAGCAAAACTTCAGAGCGTTCTAAAACTTCTAAGGTGCGTAGCGTAATATCAGACAGATTACCTATGGGAGTGGGCAAGAAATACAACATCAACAAGCCCCGCTTTTATTTGTGAAACTATTTCAAGTTGTAGCGTTGCTTAAACTTCTCCACTCTTCCTGCAGTATCAGCGATTTTATCACTACCAGTATAGAAAGGATGACAAAAACTAGAAATATCAATACGCATTTCAGATCTTGTGCTTAACACTTCAATTTCTTTGCCACTGGTTACACAAGTTACTTTGCAAGGAATATACTCTGGGTGAATGCCTTTTTTCATTGGTTGCCTTTTTATATTTAATCTAAACTTTGGATTATACCACAAATAGAACACAAATGAATACCTTTCTAAGAATGCTAATTAAAACAAAGAAAAAATTTGACTTTTATAAAAATTTTATGATAGCATGACAAAGTCATTACGAATCAGCTTGTGGCATTACCACTTAATAGTATCTTTTGATTACACCATTTTAAGAATGCTTTATTATATATTTTAAAATTTAACTTTTTTAATTATCGTTATGTTGAAAAAACGAGAAAATCTCTTTTGAAACTAAAGGAAATTTAATGAACGAAAACGCACCTACGCATAAAGGTTCGCATAAACTTAAAACACACACGCCAGTAAGTGGGTATCGCATTGAAGATTTACGCACCTATCCTACCGAAAAGCTTTTAGAAATTGCTAACAAGCTCAAAGTAGAAAACCCCCAAGAATTTAAACGCCAAGACTTGATGTTTGAAATTTTAAAAACCCAAGTAACTCAGGGTGGATACATTCTTTTTACCGGAATTTTAGAAATCATGAATGATGGGTATGGGTTCTTAAGAGGCTTTGATGGAAGTTTTTCAGACGGACAAAACGACACTTATGTAAGCCCTTCTCAAATCAGACGCTTTGCCTTGAGAAATGGCGATATTGTAACCGGTCAAGTGCGCTCCCCAAAAGACCAGGAAAAATACTACGCTCTTTTAAAAATAGAAGCCGTTAATTACTTGCCTTTAGATGAGATTAAAAATCGTCCTTTGTTTGACAACCTAACCCCCCTATTTCCTGATGAACAAATCAAATTAGAATATGAGCCTACTAAAGTAACCGGTAGAATGCTAGATTTATTTAGCCCTGTGGGCAAGGGTCAAAGGGCTTTGATTGTCGCACCGCCTAGAACCGGTAAAACAGAACTCATGAAAGAACTCGCTCAAGGGATTACTTCTAATCATCCTGAAGTAGAACTTATTATCCTTTTAGTAGATGAACGCCCTGAAGAAGTAACTGACATGCAACGAAGTGTTAAAGGTCAAGTCTTTAGCTCCACTTTTGATTTGCCCGCAAGTAATCACATAAGAATCGCTGAATTAGTGTTAGAAAGGGCTAAAAGAAGAGTGGAAATGGGTAAAGATGTCGTGATTTTATTAGATTCTATTACTCGTTTAGCAAGAGCCTATAATGCTGTAACGCCTTCAAGTGGTAAGGTCTTAAGTGGGGGCGTAGATGCTAATGCCTTGCATAGGCCCAAACGCTTTTTTGGAGCCGCAAGAAATATTGAAGAGGGCGGAAGTTTGACTATCATTGCAACCGCACTTATTGAAACAGGCTCTAGAATGGACGAAGTGATTTTTGAAGAATTTAAAGGCACTGGAAATAGCGAAATTGTCTTAGCTAGAAATATTGCAGACAGACGCATTTATCCAGCCTTTGATATTTTAAAATCAGGCACACGAAAAGATAATATCCTACTTGGTAAAGAACGCTTGACTAAGGTTTGGGTATTAAGAAATGTGATGCAACAAATGGACGATATAGAAGCCTTAAGTTTTGTATATTCTAAAATGCAACAGACCAAGGACAATGAAGAATTTTTGCATTTAATGAATGAAAAATAAAATCTGATTAAACTAAAAATAGCGTAATGAAAATAGGCGTTTTTGATAGCGGTGTGGGTGGTTTTAGCGTTTTAAAAAGTCTTTTAAAGGCACAATTATTTGATGAGATTATTTATTATGGCGATACTGCTAGAGTGCCTTATGGCACTAAAGACCCCATAACTATCAAACAATTTGGCCTAGAAGCTTTAGATTTTTTCAAGCCACACAAAATTGAATTATTGATTGTGGCATGCAACACGGCGAGTGCTTTAGCCTTAAAAGAAATGCAAGCACATTCAAAAATCTCTATTGTAGGTGTGATTGAGCCAAGTATTTTAGCTATCAAACAACAAATCAAAGATAAAGATGCCCCCATTTTAGTGCTAGGAACAAAAGCTACTATTCAGTCTAACGCTTATGATTATGCCCTAAAACAGCAAGGCTATTCTAATCTTTCACATTTAGCCGCTTCTCTTTTTGTGCCTTTAATTGAAGAAGGCATTTTAGAAGGCGAGCTTTTAGAAACTTGCATGCACTACTATTTTGCTCCATTAAGCGTTTTACCTAGGGCGATTATTTTAGGTTGCACGCATTTTCCTTTGATAGCTAAAAAAATTGAGAGCTATTTTATGAAGCATTTTGCTCTCTCGCCCCCCCCCCTACTCATTCATTCTGGTGATGCTATTGTAGAATATTTGCAACAACAATATGCCCTTAAAAAAAATTTATATGAATTTCCTAAAGTAGAATTTTTTGCAAGTGGCGATGTCGCATGGCTAGAAAAGCAAGCTAGAAAGTGGCTGAAACTCTGAGTTTGGTTATTCAATAAACTTTGCAAATTAATAAATTCTAAAAACGCCCCATTTAACAACGGCATAAAGACACCAATTTAAATGCTGGGTAATCCTACGAAAAATGCTGTTTTATAGGTTTGCATAAAACTTTTAAATGAAAAACTTTTAAACGCCATTAAGAGTAAAAAGTCTAAGCTTCACTAGAAAATATCTTTTTATTTTTCTACCACAATAGACATCTTATCATTTTTAATCTCTACATAGAGCTCTTTCCTAGAATTAGAGCTATAAGAGAGCCTTTCTTGCTGGTATGCCTTGTAATCCTGGTCAAACACCACATAAAATAAGCGTTTATTTTCAGAATTTGGATAAGGGGTAACATTGATAGAGAAAAAAGCAATGTTCTTCCTTTCTTTTTTGGCAAATACCCTTTTTTTATACTCTTTAAAAGCGTTGATTTTCATGCCATCATAACGAGTGAAACTAGGGTCATAAAATCCCATATAACGCTCAAAATCGCCCTTAGCCCAAGCTTCTTTCCATTGAAAGAGTGAGCTTAAAATCATGGCTAATTCTTCTTTGGTGCTGGGGATAAACTTGTTCTCATAAACAATTAAGAGAGCTTTTTTACCTTTCAATAAATTATCATAAGAACTTAAAATCTGATTTTCAATCGCAATACAACCCTTCGTGTTTAACTCATTCCTATCGCCATTTAAAGGCATTCCATGCACCCAAATGCCATGCCCTGTGCGTTTTTTCAATGTATCATACAAATTAGGGTAGTTAGTTACAAAGGCTAAAGGACCATAATACTGGTCTAAACGCTCTAATTTCTGTGTGATACGATACACCCCAATAGGCGTAGCTAAATCGCCTTCTAAAGTTTTATCACCCTTTTTAGAACCTACAAGGGCTTTAGAACTATTGATTTTTTTAAGCATATTATCTTGAACTTCATAGAGTCTCAAATCGGGTTTAGATTTGTCCGATACAAATAAAAACTGCTTGTTTTCATAATAACCAAAATCAGTATCCTTGTTTTTAAGTTCTTCTATCCAAAAAGACTCATCTCTTAGGTAAGAATCAAGTTTTTTACCTACAACTTGTAAGCCTTGCTTTTGATAAAGGCGTAAAATATCTAGCAACCGCTCATCAGCATTCAATAAAACCATGCTGATTAAACTCATTATAAAACCAAACCATATTTTTTTCATTAGTATTCCTTTGAAGGGATAGTCATGGCTCTTTTTTAAACGCATAACCATAGCCCAATTTCTGCAAGCTTTTTTCTTGCTTGCTCCATGATTTTTGAGCCATAACTTGCAAATTCAAAAAGACTTTTTTTTCGCCCAATTCTTGCATTTTCAATCGTGCATTAGAGCCAATGCGTTTGATATTAACTCCGTTTTTACCTATCACAATTTTTTTTTGACTTTCTTTTTCTACAATAATGTGTGCATACACCTTGTCTATTCGCTCTTCTTCTATGAATTTATCTATAACAACATCGCTTTCATAAGGAATTTCATCGCTCAAAAATTTAAACAAACTCTCTCGCAATGCTTCTCTATACAAATCACGCATTTTTTCATCGCTCAACAAATCCTTTTCATAGAGCCACGCACCAGG is a window encoding:
- a CDS encoding murein L,D-transpeptidase family protein, encoding MKKIWFGFIMSLISMVLLNADERLLDILRLYQKQGLQVVGKKLDSYLRDESFWIEELKNKDTDFGYYENKQFLFVSDKSKPDLRLYEVQDNMLKKINSSKALVGSKKGDKTLEGDLATPIGVYRITQKLERLDQYYGPLAFVTNYPNLYDTLKKRTGHGIWVHGMPLNGDRNELNTKGCIAIENQILSSYDNLLKGKKALLIVYENKFIPSTKEELAMILSSLFQWKEAWAKGDFERYMGFYDPSFTRYDGMKINAFKEYKKRVFAKKERKNIAFFSINVTPYPNSENKRLFYVVFDQDYKAYQQERLSYSSNSRKELYVEIKNDKMSIVVEK
- the rho gene encoding transcription termination factor Rho; this translates as MNENAPTHKGSHKLKTHTPVSGYRIEDLRTYPTEKLLEIANKLKVENPQEFKRQDLMFEILKTQVTQGGYILFTGILEIMNDGYGFLRGFDGSFSDGQNDTYVSPSQIRRFALRNGDIVTGQVRSPKDQEKYYALLKIEAVNYLPLDEIKNRPLFDNLTPLFPDEQIKLEYEPTKVTGRMLDLFSPVGKGQRALIVAPPRTGKTELMKELAQGITSNHPEVELIILLVDERPEEVTDMQRSVKGQVFSSTFDLPASNHIRIAELVLERAKRRVEMGKDVVILLDSITRLARAYNAVTPSSGKVLSGGVDANALHRPKRFFGAARNIEEGGSLTIIATALIETGSRMDEVIFEEFKGTGNSEIVLARNIADRRIYPAFDILKSGTRKDNILLGKERLTKVWVLRNVMQQMDDIEALSFVYSKMQQTKDNEEFLHLMNEK
- the rlmB gene encoding 23S rRNA (guanosine(2251)-2'-O)-methyltransferase RlmB produces the protein MQAVIYGKQVISHVLNSHGKKLQEIYLSKEIDKKLFFALKKACPNIIKVDNKKAQALARGGNHQGVLAKVEMPLACSLKEIKKGEKLLVLCSITDVGNIGGIFRSAYCLGIDGIILDFAKEFAYEGIVRSSLGLMYDLPFSVVPNTLDLINELKTSHFLCIGATAEGSTQLETSNHQKYALFLGSEHEGLSKKILAKMDVLMGVKMRRDFDSLNVSVAAGILMDKIS
- the rsmI gene encoding 16S rRNA (cytidine(1402)-2'-O)-methyltransferase, whose translation is MLYFLPTPIGNLSDITLRTLEVLERSEVLLCEDTRVSKRLLHLLAQNPVICSSFPKIATKERKFIAFHSHNDQEFLEQVELSFFDKEIAVMSDAGMPSLSDPCMSLVVYALKHNIKYDVLPGANALTTAFCASGFLEGRFFYAGFLPHKSKERRLRIVKILNALAYLEEKTPIVFYESPHRILETLRDLESLAQGMCLFVAKELTKLHQRYYFGRVSEVFLEIQKGNIQGEWVLVLLNERMIEPCLGLSALLELDLPPKIKAKIEAIMTHKNAKELYQQAFAKTSEAQVKNNY
- the rpmE gene encoding 50S ribosomal protein L31, whose translation is MKKGIHPEYIPCKVTCVTSGKEIEVLSTRSEMRIDISSFCHPFYTGSDKIADTAGRVEKFKQRYNLK
- the murI gene encoding glutamate racemase; amino-acid sequence: MKIGVFDSGVGGFSVLKSLLKAQLFDEIIYYGDTARVPYGTKDPITIKQFGLEALDFFKPHKIELLIVACNTASALALKEMQAHSKISIVGVIEPSILAIKQQIKDKDAPILVLGTKATIQSNAYDYALKQQGYSNLSHLAASLFVPLIEEGILEGELLETCMHYYFAPLSVLPRAIILGCTHFPLIAKKIESYFMKHFALSPPPLLIHSGDAIVEYLQQQYALKKNLYEFPKVEFFASGDVAWLEKQARKWLKL